From the genome of Candidatus Peregrinibacteria bacterium:
TCTCACATCTGCATCCTCTGAGTAAAATCCAAATTTACCATCAAGTGAGAGCGTTCTTGCTCCAGAAAATACAAATTTCTGAACACCATCAACTGTTACTGTTATCACACCACTTTCGACATTAATTATAACGTCATATGAAGTGCCAACGTCATAGCTATCGTCTCCAACCGACGAAGTCCAAAGGAAGTTTTGACCATCCTCTGTCAATGCTTCTCCAAGCTCGAGTCCATAGCCATTTGGTTTTAAAATCAAATAAGTGAACGTTTGATCAGGCCCCCCAAGTGAATCAAGTGCATCATTGTATCCAAATACTAACCATGGAGCTTCCCAAGGATTTGGCGGGTCATTTTGACGCAGTTGCGCCAAATTCTCAACAGTCATAGAGATTTCATAGTCTCCTGTTAGATTTTCATTGCTAGTCACTAACCCTGCATGCGTCTCAGATAGTATGGTCGCAGTCATTGGCGTAAGCTGAACCGTATTAGCCACTTGATTGACGTCGACAGTTCCAAATCCTGTGTATACAGTATTTAAAGTAAAATCGGCCAAAGTCGACGCAAACACAATTGAAGCACTGACAAATACAGCGATGGAAAGACACGTAAAGAACTTTGTAAATCCTGTAAATAATTTGTATGATTTCATGCCACTTATTAAGAGTATTGATTATGTCACAATCCAATCCGTGCGTCAAGCGCGTTGTAAGTGGCGAGTTTCAGTAGATTTGTTTTTTATAAGATATATGGTAGAATATACACATGAAAATTCACGTATATTCAGCTGTGGTTTATAAAGAAGAAGATCTTTATGTAGCCGAATGTCCCGAGGTGGGTACGGCGAGCCAGGGAGCAACATTTGAAGATGCAATTGCAAATTTAAAAGAGGCAACTGAGCTTTATTTGGAAGAGTTTCCAGTCACGAACAAAGCGGTTCCTTTTCTTACAACTTTCGAAGTGAGTCATGCCTAAATTCAAAAGAATATCAGGCAAACAGATGATCAAATTCCTAGAAGGGCTTGGTTTTTTTGTAGTACGGCAAAAAGGGAGCCATGTCGTTTTGAAGATTCAAGACAAGCATGGCTCATATGGATGCGTCGTACCTCTACATAAAGAACTTGCATCAGGGACAATTGGTTCTATCTTGAAACAAGCGCAAATTTCAAAAGATCAATTTATGTCTTTATTTTAGTTGAAAATTCGCGTTCTCACCTTTGTACGGTTCCATAGTTTCAAGTGCACGCCCTACGGCAGATTATTTATCCAGG
Proteins encoded in this window:
- a CDS encoding type II toxin-antitoxin system HicA family toxin; its protein translation is MPKFKRISGKQMIKFLEGLGFFVVRQKGSHVVLKIQDKHGSYGCVVPLHKELASGTIGSILKQAQISKDQFMSLF
- a CDS encoding type II toxin-antitoxin system HicB family antitoxin encodes the protein MKIHVYSAVVYKEEDLYVAECPEVGTASQGATFEDAIANLKEATELYLEEFPVTNKAVPFLTTFEVSHA